A genomic stretch from Sphaerodactylus townsendi isolate TG3544 linkage group LG15, MPM_Stown_v2.3, whole genome shotgun sequence includes:
- the LOC125444693 gene encoding keratin, type I cytoskeletal 24-like has translation MSLRISTASRRISSHLGGDGGVKMASFGGGSLHGFGGGSAAGLGYGGGLGFAGGAGGGYCGAGFGSASLSGGNYGGGYRSSSVVALGGGVGGGESVLLAGAEKETMQNLNNRLANYLEKVRSLEEANAELERKIRNWYEKNGPGAPGVTRDYSKYHHIIEDLRNQIINVTTENANVVLQIDNARLAADDFRLKFENELFLRQSVEADINGLRRVLDDLTMNRSDLESQLESLSEELAYLKKNHEEEINLLKSSCTGDVTVEMNAAPGIDLTKLLNDMRAQYEDLAEQNRQEAEEQFNKMSQPLQQQIYDDAGAANSARNELMELKRSFQALEIELQSLIAKKASLEGTLMETEASYSSQLSQLQQQVSSLEDQLQQIRAETECQNSEYQQLLGIKTRLEMEIETYRRLLDGESFRSSYETKHVREPTKTRVVKTIVEEMVDGKVVSSQVKSIEERATK, from the exons ATGTCTCTTCGGATCTCTACTGCATCCAGGAGAATTTCTTCGCATCTCGGGGGAGATGGAGGTGTCAAAATGGCGAGCTTTGGAGGAGGCAGTCTGCATGGCTTTGGTGGGGGATCTGCAGCAGGACTAGGCTATGGAGGAGGGCTAGGCTTTGCAGGAGGTGCAGGGGGTGGCTACTGTGGAGCCGGCTTTGGTAGTGCCTCCTTGTCCGGTGGCAACTATGGAGGAGGCTACCGGTCGAGCTCGGTTGTGGCTTTGGGGGGTGGTGTTGGAGGGGGCGAGAGTGTCCTCCTGGCTGGTGCTGAAAAGGAAACTATGCAGAACCTCAATAACCGCCTAGCAAACTACTTAGAAAAGGTGCGTTCTCTGGAGGAGGCCAATGCTGAACTTGAGCGAAAAATTCGCAACTGGTACGAGAAAAACGGACCTGGGGCGCCTGGAGTTACCCGTGATTACAGCAAATATCACCACATAATTGAAGATCTTCGGAACCAG ATCATCAATGTGACAACTGAAAATGCCAATGTAGTTTTGCAGATTGACAATGCCCGCCTGGCTGCTGATGACTTTAGACTGAA ATTTGAAAATGAGCTCTTCCTTCGCCAGAGTGTTGAAGCTGATATCAATGGCCTGAGGAGAGTTCTTGATGATTTGACCATGAACAGATCTGACCTGGAGTCACAGCTTGAAAGTCTTTCAGAGGAACTGGCTTACCTGAAGAAGAATCATGAGGAG GAAATTAACTTACTGAAGAGCAGTTGTACCGGTGATGTGACTGTGGAAATGAACGCCGCTCCAGGAATCGACTTAACTAAGTTACTGAACGACATGAGAGCGCAGTACGAAGACCTTGCAGAACAAAATCGCCAAGAGGCTGAAGAACAGTTTAACAAAATG AGTCAACCACTGCAGCAACAGATCTACGATGATGCTGGAGCTGCAAACTCGGCCAGGAATGAGTTAATGGAGCTGAAACGCTCCTTCCAAGCACTGGAAATCGAGTTGCAATCCCTCATTGCTAAG AAAGCCTCGCTGGAAGGTACTCTCATGGAAACAGAAGCAAGCTACAGCTCTCAGCTTTCCCAGCTCCAACAGCAAGTCAGCAGCCTGGAGGATCAGCTGCAGCAGATCAGGGCTGAAACAGAGTGCCAAAATTCAGAGTATCAGCAACTCCTCGGCATCAAGACCCGCCTGGAAATGGAAATAGAAACATACAGGCGCCTGCTGGATGGAGAAAG TTTCCGATCTTCATACGAAACTAAACACGTCAGAG AACCAACAAAAACCAGGGTAGTTAAGACCATTGTGGAAGAGATGGTGGATGGCAAAGTAGTCTCTTCTCAAGTGAAATCCATTGAAGAAAGGGCAACTAAGTGA